The Methanobrevibacter millerae genome includes the window GTTTGTCTGAGTTCGTCGGATCCTGCGGAGTGTTCGAGACCAACGCTTAATACAACTAAATCATAAGTGTATTCAGTTACTTTACCGAGTAAAGTGTCTTCTGCTCTGATAGTTAAGGTTAAGTCATCGTTTTCTAAGATTTGAGCAGGCCTGCCTCTAATGAATTCAATTCCGTATTTTTCTTGAGAGGTTTTGTAGAACTCTTCGTATCCTTTACCGAATGAACGGATATCCATGTAGTAACAGGTTACTTCAGTGTCAGGTTCGTGGTCAATACATAATTGAGCGTTTTTCATGGAGTACATACAACATACTCTGGAACAGTAAGGTTTACCGATTTGCTCATCTCTGGAACCGACACAGTGGATGAATGCAACACGTTTAGGTTCAATACCATCTGAAGGTTTGATAACGTGTCCACCAGTAGGACCTGATGCGTTAATCATTCTTTCAATTTCCATTGCAGTAATTACGTTAGTGTAACGGCCGTATCCGTATTGGTAGATTCCGGATGGGTCGAATGGGTCGTAACCGATTGCTGCGATAATAGTACCAACTTCTAATTCAATTTTAGAAGGTTTTTGGTTGTGATCGATTGCATCTGGACCACATGCTTGTACACATAAGTTACATTCGATACAGTAGTCTTTATCAATAGTTGCACATAATGGTACAGCTTGAGGGAATGGAATGTAAGCAGCTTTTACCATACCTACACCTTCGTCGTAGTAGTTAGGTATTTCGATAGGACAAGCTTCTTGACATGCTCCACATCCAGTACATAAATCTTCATCTACATATCTTGCTTTTTTCTCTACAGTTACTTTGAAGTTTCCAATATATCCGTCTACTTCAGTTACTTCTGCATAAGAAATTAATTCGATGTTTTCATGTTTGGAACAGTCTACCATTTTAGGTGCTAAAATACACATTGAACAGTCGAGAGTAGGGAATGTTTTATCTAATTGTCCCATTCTTCCACCGATGGTTGGGTTTCTTTCTACCATGTAGGTTTTGAATCCCATATCACCTAAATCTAAAGCGGTTTGGATACCAGCTACTCCACCACCAATAACTAATGCTTTGTTATCTACAGGCACTTTGGTAGCTTCTAATGGTTCAAGTAATCTTGCTTTTGCAACAGCCATACGAGTTAAGTCTTTAGCTTTTTCAGTTGCTTCTTCAGGTTGGTTCATGTGTACCCAGGAGTCTTGTTCTCTTAAGTTAGCAAATTCAAATAAGAATTTGTTTAATCCTGCTTCTTCTACACATCTACGGAAAGTAGGTTCGTGAAGACGAGGGGAACAAGCTGCTACAACAACTCTGTTTAAGTTTTTCTCTTTGATGTCCTCTTGGATCATAGCTTGACCAGGGTCGGAACACATGTATTTGTAATCGGTTGCGTGAACTACGCCAGGTAAAGTCTTAGCGTATTCAGCTACGGAAGGACAGTCTACTACTCCACCGACGTTAACACCACAGTGACAGACGTAAACACCTATCCTTAATTCTTCATTATTATCTCTTATTTCTTCTGCCATAATTTTCACCTTGTACAAGTGTGCGAAATTATCTAACATAGAGTTAGATATTAAATATGTAGTATGAACACATTTATAAAGCTTTCTGAAAACATATTGGAGTAAAGTATATATATGATGAGATAAAATATTTCTAAAAATCAAATGATTTAAAAAATAAAGCTTTTTAAAAGCTTATTTATTCTAATAAAAAATTTCATCAATAATTTTTAGGAATACAAAAATTTAAAATCATAAAAATATGGCAAAAATGAGCTATAATAACAT containing:
- a CDS encoding CoB--CoM heterodisulfide reductase iron-sulfur subunit A family protein, which gives rise to MAEEIRDNNEELRIGVYVCHCGVNVGGVVDCPSVAEYAKTLPGVVHATDYKYMCSDPGQAMIQEDIKEKNLNRVVVAACSPRLHEPTFRRCVEEAGLNKFLFEFANLREQDSWVHMNQPEEATEKAKDLTRMAVAKARLLEPLEATKVPVDNKALVIGGGVAGIQTALDLGDMGFKTYMVERNPTIGGRMGQLDKTFPTLDCSMCILAPKMVDCSKHENIELISYAEVTEVDGYIGNFKVTVEKKARYVDEDLCTGCGACQEACPIEIPNYYDEGVGMVKAAYIPFPQAVPLCATIDKDYCIECNLCVQACGPDAIDHNQKPSKIELEVGTIIAAIGYDPFDPSGIYQYGYGRYTNVITAMEIERMINASGPTGGHVIKPSDGIEPKRVAFIHCVGSRDEQIGKPYCSRVCCMYSMKNAQLCIDHEPDTEVTCYYMDIRSFGKGYEEFYKTSQEKYGIEFIRGRPAQILENDDLTLTIRAEDTLLGKVTEYTYDLVVLSVGLEHSAGSDELRQTLGLSRSADGFYMEAHPKLRPVDTLTDGVYIAGVAQGPKDIPDSVAQGSAAASRAAIPMAKGEVEIEPIVARTDEVICGACEVCVELCPFGAITIVGDAGSNHAEINTALCKGCGTCVGACPSGAMDQQHFKTDQIMAQISAALEDIGK